In Agromyces sp. Leaf222, the genomic window CGGGCGATCGTCGCCGAGGCCGGCATGAGCCTCGCGAGCTTCCACTACGCGTTCGACTCGCGCGATGAGCTCATGGACGAACTCATCTCGACGGTCATCGAGAACGCGCGTCGTGCCGTCATGCCGGAGGCGCTCGCCGACGGACCCCTCGTCGACATGCTCGAGGCCGGCCTCGTCCGGTACTTCGAACACCTCAAGGCCGACCCGGAGCACGAGCAGGCGATGCTCGAGCTCACCCAGTACGCCCTGCGCTCGCCCGAGCGGCACCCGCTCGCGCGAGCACAGTACGGCCGCTACGTCGAGCTCGCCGAGCAGTCGCTCGTGATCGCCGCGGAGCGCTCGCAGTCCGTCTGGACCGTGCCCGTCGCGCAGGTCGCGCGCGTGCTCGTCGCCTTCACCGACGGACTCACCCTGACCTGGCTCGTCGACCGCGACGACGCCGCCTCCCTGTCGGTCGCGCGTGCGGCCGCAGACGCCCTCTCGAGAATGGCCCAACCCCGATGACGAGCCTCGACCTCACGCCGCCGGCGGCGCTCGACGAACCCACGCGGCGTGTGCCCGCAGGGTGGATCGCCTCCTTCGCCGCCCTCTGGTTCGCGATCTGGATGGCGCAGCTCACCCCGGTGCAGCTCCTGCTCCCGGCGCAGATCGACGCGACCCTGCATCCTGAGAACTGGGTCGACAGCGTCGTCGCGTTCGGCGTGATCTCGGGCATCGCGGCCGTCGCGACGATCATCGCCTATCCGCTCACGGGTGCGGCATCCGACCGCACGACCTCCCGCTTCGGGCGTCGTCGTCCGTGGATCGTGATCGGCGCGGTCGTGTTCGCCGCCTCGCTCGCGGTGCTCGGACTGCAGACGGAGATCTGGGGCATCGGCGCGGCGTGGGTCGCGGCATCCGTCGGCTTCTGCATCATGACCGCGGCGCTGACGGCGACGATCTCCGACCAGGTTCCGGTCGGCCAGCGCGGGTTCGTCTCGGGCTGGATGTCGGCGCCGCAGGCGGTCGGCATCATCGTCGGGCTCCTGCTCGTCACCGAGCTCGTCACCGACCAGGCGCTCGGCTACGTCATCCTCGGCGTCGTGCTGCTCGTACTGGCCGTGCCGTTCCTGATGCGGCACGACCAGCCCCTCGTGGCCGCCGAGCGCAAGCGGGTCACGGCCAAGGGCGTCATCGCGAGCCTCTGGATCAGCCCGCGCACGCATCCCGACTTCGGCTGGACCCTGCTCAGCCGTGTTCTCGTGTCGGTCGGCAACGCGCTCGGCACGAGCCTGCTGCTGTACTTCCTCATGTTCGGGCTCGGCGACGACAACGCCGAGGACGACCTCATCATCCTCACGCTCGTCTACATGGTGTTCGTGGTCACGGCGTCGCTCGTCGGCGGTCGGCTCTCCGACCGGCTCGGGCGGCGCAAGGCGTTCGTGTTCGTCGCGGCCGCGCTGCAGGCCGTCGCGGCGCTGATGCTCGCGCTCGTTCCCGACCTCTCGGTCGCCATCGTCGCTGCCGGCATCCTCGGCCTCGGCTACGGCTGCTTCCTCTCGGTCGACCAGGCACTCGCCACGCAGGTGCTGCCCGACGCCGCATCACGTGGCAAGGACCTCGGCATCATGAACATCGCGACGGCCGTTCCGCAGGCCATCGCGCCGCTGATCGGCGCGGCCGCGGTGGTGCTGACCGGCTCGTTCGTGCTGGTCTTCGTCTTGAGCGCGGTCTTCGCGTTCGCGGGTGCGATCGCGGTCTCGCGAGTTCGGAGTGTGCGCTGATGGTCGACCTGTCGAGTCTCGATGTCACGAAGGCGCCCGTGGGCGTGAGGACGACGGATGCCGCGCCGTGGGCGACCCCGTCGCGGTACTGGCCCTCGCTCACCGCCGCGACCGGCCACCTCGACGCCCCCGTCGGCGCGCTGCACCTCGGCGCCCTCCGCCACAACGCGCACGACATGCTGCGTCGCGCGAACGGCATGCCGATCCGCGTCGCCTCGAAGTCGATCCGCGTGCGGAGCGTCATCGAGGCGCTGCTGCGGCTGCCCGGCTACCACGGCGTGCTCGCGTACACGCTCGCCGAGGCGATCTGGCTCGCCGACACCGTCGACGACCTCGTCGTGGGGTACCCGACCGCCGAGCGCGGCAGCATCCGTCGCCTCGCGACCGACCCGCAGCTGGCGGGCCGCATCACGCTCATGGTCGACTCCATCGCGCAGCTCGACCTGATCGACTCCGTCATCGCCCCGACCGGGCGCGAGCCGATCCGCATCGCGCTCGAGTTGGACGCGTCGTGGAACGCGCCGCTGCTCGGCCACCTCGGCGTGCGTCGATCGCCCGTGCACGAGCCCGCCGATGCAGGAGCGCTCGCCGCGTACATCGCGACCCGGCCCGGGTTCCGGCTGGTCGGCATGATGGGCTACGAGGCGCAGATCGCCGGCGTCACCAACCGTCCGGCCGGCAAGCCGGTCGACGGCGCCGTGAACCGGTGGATGCAGTCGCGGTCGATGCCCGAACTCATCGAGCGGCGCACGCGCGCGGTCGCGGCCGTGCGCGAGCACGCCGACCTCGAGTTCGTGAACGGCGGCGGCACCGGCTCGCTCGAGGCGACCTCCGCCGACCCGTCGGTCACCGAGGTCGCCGCGGGCTCCGGCCTGTTCGGCGGGCACCTGTTCGACGGGTACGAGCACTTCAGGCCCGCGCCGGCCGCGGCCTTCGCCATGGACGTCGTGCGCCGCCCGAGCGCGCAGCACGCGACGATCCTCG contains:
- a CDS encoding TetR/AcrR family transcriptional regulator, coding for MTRIPAPERRVALIEAALRVVSRNGIAQATTRAIVAEAGMSLASFHYAFDSRDELMDELISTVIENARRAVMPEALADGPLVDMLEAGLVRYFEHLKADPEHEQAMLELTQYALRSPERHPLARAQYGRYVELAEQSLVIAAERSQSVWTVPVAQVARVLVAFTDGLTLTWLVDRDDAASLSVARAAADALSRMAQPR
- a CDS encoding amino acid deaminase/aldolase — translated: MVDLSSLDVTKAPVGVRTTDAAPWATPSRYWPSLTAATGHLDAPVGALHLGALRHNAHDMLRRANGMPIRVASKSIRVRSVIEALLRLPGYHGVLAYTLAEAIWLADTVDDLVVGYPTAERGSIRRLATDPQLAGRITLMVDSIAQLDLIDSVIAPTGREPIRIALELDASWNAPLLGHLGVRRSPVHEPADAGALAAYIATRPGFRLVGMMGYEAQIAGVTNRPAGKPVDGAVNRWMQSRSMPELIERRTRAVAAVREHADLEFVNGGGTGSLEATSADPSVTEVAAGSGLFGGHLFDGYEHFRPAPAAAFAMDVVRRPSAQHATILGGGWVASGPPAPDRLPRIVWPEGLEMLPREAAGEVQTPVTGPAVAQLRAGDRVWFRHTKSGELSEHLNEFQLVDDDRIVDTLPTYRGEGKVFL
- a CDS encoding MFS transporter — protein: MTSLDLTPPAALDEPTRRVPAGWIASFAALWFAIWMAQLTPVQLLLPAQIDATLHPENWVDSVVAFGVISGIAAVATIIAYPLTGAASDRTTSRFGRRRPWIVIGAVVFAASLAVLGLQTEIWGIGAAWVAASVGFCIMTAALTATISDQVPVGQRGFVSGWMSAPQAVGIIVGLLLVTELVTDQALGYVILGVVLLVLAVPFLMRHDQPLVAAERKRVTAKGVIASLWISPRTHPDFGWTLLSRVLVSVGNALGTSLLLYFLMFGLGDDNAEDDLIILTLVYMVFVVTASLVGGRLSDRLGRRKAFVFVAAALQAVAALMLALVPDLSVAIVAAGILGLGYGCFLSVDQALATQVLPDAASRGKDLGIMNIATAVPQAIAPLIGAAAVVLTGSFVLVFVLSAVFAFAGAIAVSRVRSVR